One Punica granatum isolate Tunisia-2019 chromosome 3, ASM765513v2, whole genome shotgun sequence genomic window carries:
- the LOC116199585 gene encoding probable beta-D-xylosidase 6 isoform X2, whose translation MSTESTHLTIFFFSIIFISTFEPSISIAASSPKFPCSGPRYSSFPFCNTSLPITSRARSLVHLLRLHEKISLLSDNASAVPRLGIPAYEWWSESLHGIATNGPGVSFNGSIPSATSFPQVILMAAAFNRSLWSSVGSAIAIEARAMYNHGQAGLTFWAPNINIFRDPRWGRGQETPGEDPMLASAFAIEYVTGFQGRNGEELMVSACCKHFTAYDLEKWQKFSRYSFDAVVTEQDLVDTYQPPFQSCIQEGKASCLMCSYNRVNGVPACARQDMLEKVRSEWGFEGYITSDCDAVATVYEYQKYSKTPEDAVADVLKAGTDINCGTYLLRHTRSALKQGKVSEKDIDRALYNLFSVQLRLGLFDGDPRKGKFGKLGPQNVCTEEHRALALEAAKQGIVLLKNKDKFLPLNKNNVKSLAVIGPMADDRDHIGGGYTGIPCNPRSLFEELRGCVQNTTFFAGCNDVPCDSKDRFSEAVLAAKEAEVVIVVAGLDMTQEREDHDRVSLLLPGKQMDLVSSVASVSKKRIILVLTGGGPLDVTFAENNPWISSILWIGYPGEAGGKAFAEVLFGDFNPGGRLPMTWYPESFTRVPMSDMNMRADLSRGYPGRTYRFYNGDRIYGFGHGLSYTSFTYKFLSAPKKLSLLRSFKGLSNRSRVLEETQGINYVYTDEVEYCESLRFPVQISVMNAGDAGGAHVVMLFSRAPRSTGGFPKKQLIGFDRVHTVPFQHTETSILVDPCNHLSVTDESGKRVLLIGEHVLILGDLEHSVSIETY comes from the exons atgtcCACCGAGTCAACTCATCtcaccatcttcttcttcagcatCATCTTCATTTCTACCTTCGAGCCCTCCATTTCCATTGCCGCATCTTCCCCGAAGTTCCCTTGCTCCGGGCCCCGCTACTCCTCCTTCCCCTTCTGCAACACCTCCCTTCCCATCACCTCCCGGGCCCGCTCTCTCGTCCATCTGCTGCGCCTCCACGAAAAGATCTCCCTCCTCAGCGACAACGCCTCCGCCGTTCCCCGGCTCGGCATCCCCGCCTACGAGTGGTGGTCCGAGTCCCTCCATGGGATCGCCACCAACGGCCCCGGCGTCTCCTTCAATGGCTCCATCCCCTCCGCCACCAGCTTCCCCCAGGTCATCCTCATGGCAGCCGCCTTCAACCGCTCCCTCTGGTCTTCCGTCGGCTCCGCCATCGCCATCGAGGCCAG GGCAATGTACAATCATGGGCAAGCAGGGCTAACATTTTGGGCACCGAACATTAACATATTCCGAGACCCGAGATGGGGGAGGGGCCAGGAGACGCCAGGGGAAGACCCGATGCTGGCCTCTGCCTTCGCGATCGAGTATGTTACGGGGTTCCAGGGACGGAATGGTGAGGAGTTGATGGTATCTGCTTGCTGCAAGCATTTCACGGCTTATGACTTGGAGAAGTGGCAAAAGTTTAGCCGATACAGCTTCGATGCTGTG GTAACGGAGCAGGACTTGGTCGACACATATCAACCTCCCTTCCAGAGTTGCATACAGGAAGGGAAAGCGAGCTGCTTGATGTGCTCATATAATCGGGTCAATGGGGTGCCTGCATGTGCTCGGCAGGATATGCTCGAGAAAGTGAGATCAGAGTGGGGGTTTGAAGG ATACATCACCTCTGACTGTGATGCAGTTGCCACGGTCTACGAGTACCAAAAATACTCGAAGACGCCTGAAGATGCTGTTGCTGATGTCCTTAAAGcag GAACGGACATTAACTGTGGAACTTATTTGCTTCGGCACACTAGATCTGCGCTTAAACAAGGGAAGGTGAGCGAAAAAGACATAGACAGAGCCCTCTACAATCTCTTCTCAGTTCAACTCCGTCTCGGCTTGTTTGATGGGGATCCAAGGAAAGGGAAGTTTGGGAAACTGGGACCACAAAATGTTTGCACTGAAGAACACAGGGCCCTCGCACTTGAAGCTGCGAAGCAGGGAATTGTACTTCTCAAGAACAAGGATAAATTCCTGCCTTTGAATAAGAATAATGTCAAGTCGTTAGCTGTTATTGGCCCGATGGCAGATGACAGAGATCACATTGGAGGTGGTTACACAG GAATTCCCTGCAATCCAAGAAGCCTTTTTGAGGAACTGAGAGGGTGCGTACAGAACACGACTTTCTTTGCAGGTTGCAATGACGTGCCCTGTGATTCCAAAGATAGGTTCAGTGAAGCGGTTCTTGCTGCAAAAGAAGCTGAGGTCGTCATTGTAGTGGCAGGCCTAGATATGACCCAAGAAAGGGAAGATCATGATCGGGTCAGTCTCCTCTTACCAGGGAAACAGATGGATCTTGTATCTTCGGTCGCTTCTGTAAGCAAAAAACGAATCATCCTTGTTCTTACTGGCGGAGGACCCCTGGATGTGACATTTGCGGAGAACAACCCATGGATCTCGAGCATTTTGTGGATTGGATATCCTGGGGAAGCTGGTGGGAAAGCCTTTGCAGAAGTTCTGTTTGGTGATTTTAATCCAG GCGGAAGACTTCCCATGACTTGGTATCCCGAGTCATTCACCCGTGTGCCGATGAGCGACATGAACATGCGGGCTGATCTCTCTCGAGGCTATCCTGGAAGAACGTATAGGTTCTACAATGGGGACCGGATCTATGGGTTTGGGCATGGGCTTAGCTACACGAGCTTCACTTACAAGTTCCTCTCTGCCCCAAAGAAGCTGAGCTTACTACGGTCCTTCAAAGGTCTGTCCAACCGGAGCCGGGTCCTTGAGGAGACCCAAGGCATTAACTATGTATACACAGATGAGGTTGAATACTGCGAGTCACTGAGATTCCCAGTGCAGATCTCCGTGATGAACGCTGGTGATGCGGGCG GTGCCCACGTTGTGATGCTGTTCTCCCGGGCACCGAGATCGACCGGCGGTTTCCCCAAGAAGCAGTTGATCGGGTTTGACCGTGTGCATACTGTTCCATTCCAGCATACTGAGACGAGCATACTAGTAGATCCTTGTAACCATCTAAGTGTCACAGACGAAAGCGGGAAGAGGGTTTTGCTGATCGGTGAACACGTCCTGATTTTGGGAGACTTGGAACATTCGGTTTCAATCGAAACCTACTAA
- the LOC116199588 gene encoding probable beta-D-xylosidase 6 isoform X2, whose protein sequence is MSTESTHLTIFFFNIIFISTFEPSISIAASSPKFPCSGPRYSSFPFCNTSLPITSRARSLVHLLRLHEKISLLSDNASAVPRLGIPAYEWWSESLHGIATNGPGVSFNGSIPSATSFSQVILMAAAFNRSLWSSVGSAIAVEARAMTIMGKQG, encoded by the exons atgtcCACCGAGTCAACTCATCtcaccatcttcttcttcaacatcATCTTCATTTCTACCTTCGAGCCCTCCATTTCCATTGCCGCATCTTCCCCGAAGTTCCCTTGCTCCGGGCCCCGCTACTCCTCCTTCCCCTTCTGCAACACTTCCCTTCCCATCACCTCCCGGGCCCGCTCTCTCGTCCATCTGCTGCGCCTCCACGAAAAGATCTCCCTCCTCAGCGACAACGCCTCCGCCGTTCCCCGGCTCGGCATCCCCGCCTACGAGTGGTGGTCCGAGTCCCTCCATGGGATCGCCACCAACGGCCCCGGCGTCTCCTTCAATGGCTCCATCCCCTCTGCCACCAGCTTCTCCCAGGTCATCCTCATGGCAGCCGCCTTCAACCGCTCCCTCTGGTCTTCCGTCGGCTCCGCCATCGCCGTCGAGGCCAG GGCAATGACAATCATGGGCAAGCAGGGCTAA
- the LOC116199588 gene encoding probable beta-D-xylosidase 6 isoform X1 has product MSTESTHLTIFFFNIIFISTFEPSISIAASSPKFPCSGPRYSSFPFCNTSLPITSRARSLVHLLRLHEKISLLSDNASAVPRLGIPAYEWWSESLHGIATNGPGVSFNGSIPSATSFSQVILMAAAFNRSLWSSVGSAIAVEASLSSVYHSYGRFCMTSTGQ; this is encoded by the exons atgtcCACCGAGTCAACTCATCtcaccatcttcttcttcaacatcATCTTCATTTCTACCTTCGAGCCCTCCATTTCCATTGCCGCATCTTCCCCGAAGTTCCCTTGCTCCGGGCCCCGCTACTCCTCCTTCCCCTTCTGCAACACTTCCCTTCCCATCACCTCCCGGGCCCGCTCTCTCGTCCATCTGCTGCGCCTCCACGAAAAGATCTCCCTCCTCAGCGACAACGCCTCCGCCGTTCCCCGGCTCGGCATCCCCGCCTACGAGTGGTGGTCCGAGTCCCTCCATGGGATCGCCACCAACGGCCCCGGCGTCTCCTTCAATGGCTCCATCCCCTCTGCCACCAGCTTCTCCCAGGTCATCCTCATGGCAGCCGCCTTCAACCGCTCCCTCTGGTCTTCCGTCGGCTCCGCCATCGCCGTCGAGGCCAG TTTATCGAGTGTCTACCATTCATATGGCCGCTTTTGTATGACGTCAACAGGGCAATGA
- the LOC116199589 gene encoding uncharacterized protein At5g65660-like — protein MNYIEMRDPVPMPRNAGESRWSTGFILGIVSLLLFIIGLSTSINCCYFGKNLRLLCLSALNASELDLKPKATHEGSKFRHRESLPVLMPGDQVPKFVGLPCPSEPPREEKKIVEMQKATSAITLSTVS, from the exons ATGAACTACATAGAGATGAGGGATCCGGTTCCTATGCCGCGCAATGCCGGCGAGTCACGGTGGTCCACGGGCTTCATCCTTGGCATTGTCTCCCTCCTCCTATTCATAATCGGCTTGAGCACGTCCATCAACTGTTGCTACTTTGGGAAAAACCTCCGTCTGCTCTGCCTATCTGCCCTTAACGCCTCCGAGCTCGACCTCAAACCCAAAGCCACGCACGAG GGTTCGAAGTTCAGGCACCGGGAGAGCTTGCCGGTGCTAATGCCAGGGGATCAGGTACCAAAGTTTGTCGGGCTGCCATGCCCCTCTGAGCCTCCacgagaagagaagaagattgTCGAAATGCAGAAAGCCACTTCTGCAATAACCTTATCAACTGTATCATGA
- the LOC116199586 gene encoding uncharacterized protein LOC116199586, whose amino-acid sequence MELFTPEMRNWWKDWELRLIVLFSAFLQVILVTQASRRKSLGHWFLKAVVWATYLTADWAAVLALGILSNRLLDIKEKTGNISPDVQLTAFWAPFLLLHLGGIDTITAYSLEDNELWPRYFATLVAKTGLTCYIYFLALTGSPLAVLAAIMIAVGFTNYGERTLSLYLASKNRLRDSMLSPLESGPIYPRIVEKYSLKKDEGYHVTVDRVVEIIRQEDLAVKRDPESLPLLAYNLFQIFELLFVDLILNIQVLGNCKSLFMEMYSEDAFELVAIELSFMYGRLYTKAKILYNIWGIVRRVVTLSLTCAVLVFFSVAEWKKYIRVDICITFSLLGVAILSEIFMTLLMISSDDTTTWLLKNQNSCKGRAIRFFRIPLCRQPRWSGKVAQFSLLDFSRRRKSLFRVIKLKKVGETVEKHFCINYKIFGNNMKEWICTYLKNKITHDQNISAMPVPFDVGMILKKSSRHEMMWTTGDGFDQTILIWHIATEVFYFSDRAKKDKHQVNLVTNYKMSKKVSRYLLYLLVMYPSMLPAGIGLLRYADTSLEAEQYFEEQRSKMGQKDPNWAHQIANQLGMKWRSRVLECPVCKRSHKSPTSNDVCQAANWLLGVETTIPPSAIKGGKSQSVLFDACLLVSELKELEKTARWKLINKVWAEALLYAAYSCEAYEHSKRLSEGGELLSHVWLLLAHFGISKQLNTSEGHAIAKLLKK is encoded by the coding sequence ATGGAGCTGTTTACACCGGAGATGAGGAATTGGTGGAAAGACTGGGAGCTACGGTTAATCGTACTTTTCAGCGCATTCCTACAAGTAATTCTTGTCACCCAAGCCAGCCGAAGGAAGTCCTTAGGTCACTGGTTTCTCAAAGCAGTAGTCTGGGCGACATACTTAACCGCTGACTGGGCTGCGGTCCTTGCCCTCGGCATTCTCTCAAACCGCCTATTGGATATCAAGGAGAAGACGGGGAACATCAGCCCAGACGTCCAGCTCACTGCCTTCTGGGCCCCGTTCCTCCTGCTCCACTTGGGTGGAATCGATACGATCACTGCCTATTCTTTAGAAGACAACGAACTTTGGCCCCGATACTTTGCAACCCTGGTTGCGAAGACCGGGCTGACATGCTACATCTACTTCCTGGCCTTGACAGGCTCCCCTCTCGCAGTCCTGGCTGCAATCATGATAGCGGTTGGATTCACTAATTACGGGGAGCGGACCCTGTCCCTGTACTTAGCAAGCAAGAATCGACTACGAGACTCCATGCTCTCTCCCTTAGAATCGGGTCCCATATACCCCAGGATAGTGGAGAAATATAGCCTGAAGAAAGATGAGGGGTACCACGTGACGGTTGATCGGGTTGTCGAGATTATCCGGCAGGAAGATCTCGCTGTCAAGAGAGATCCAGAGAGCCTGCCACTCCTAGCATACAACTTGTTCCAGATTTTCGAGCTCCTCTTTGTCGATTTAATCCTGAACATACAAGTTCTTGGCAACTGCAAATCCTTGTTCATGGAAATGTACTCTGAGGATGCTTTCGAGCTCGTCGCCATTGAGCTCAGTTTCATGTATGGTCGACTTTACACAAAGGCGAAAATTCTCTACAACATTTGGGGCATTGTTCGTCGAGTTGTTACTCTATCTTTGACCTGTGCTGTACTTGTCTTCTTCTCCGTGGCGGAGTGGAAGAAGTACATCAGAGTCGACATCTGCATAACTTTCTCACTTCTTGGAGTGGCTATTCTATCAGAGATTTTCATGACCTTGTTAATGATTTCATCAGATGATACAACTACTTGGTTGCTTAAGAACCAAAATAGTTGTAAAGGTCGGGCTATTCGTTTCTTTCGCATTCCGCTGTGTAGACAGCCCAGGTGGTCAGGAAAAGTGGCACAGTTTAGCCTTCTGGACTTCTCTCGCAGGAGAAAATCATTGTTCCGTGTCATTAAGCTCAAGAAAGTTGGAGAGACGGTGGAGAAGCATTTCTGCATAAACTATAAGATCTTTGGGAATAACATGAAAGAATGGATTTGCACCTATCTCAAGAATAAAATAACACACGATCAAAATATTAGTGCAATGCCAGTGCCATTCGATGTAGGTATGATCCTCAAAAAGAGCAGCCGACATGAGATGATGTGGACTACAGGCGATGGGTTCGACCAGACCATCCTCATCTGGCACATTGCAACCGAGGTCTTCTACTTCTCTGACCGAGCTAAAAAGGACAAGCATCAGGTCAACCTTGTGACAAACTACAAGATGAGCAAGAAGGTCTCTAGGTACTTGCTTTATCTCCTCGTCATGTACCCTTCCATGTTGCCTGCTGGGATAGGCTTGCTTCGATATGCTGATACCTCACTTGAGGCTGAGCAATACTTCGAGGAGCAAAGGTCGAAAATGGGACAGAAGGATCCAAATTGGGCTCATCAGATTGCCAATCAATTAGGAATGAAGTGGAGGAGCAGGGTCCTGGAGTGCCCTGTGTGCAAGCGGTCACATAAATCCCCAACGTCAAATGATGTCTGCCAGGCTGCTAActggttgttgggagtggagACCACAATCCCGCCGAGCGCGATCAAAGGTGGGAAGAGCCAGTCAGTGCTGTTTGATGCCTGTCTCCTCGTGTCGGAGTTGAAAGAATTGGAGAAGACCGCAAGGTGGAAGTTAATTAACAAGGTTTGGGCAGAGGCACTTCTGTATGCAGCCTACAGCTGCGAAGCCTATGAACACTCAAAGAGGCTGAGCGAAGGAGGGGAGCTTTTGAGCCATGTCTGGCTTCTCCTGGCACATTTTGGCATTTCCAAGCAGCTCAATACCTCCGAAGGCCATGCCATTGCCAAGCTCCTCAAGAAATAA
- the LOC116199585 gene encoding probable beta-D-xylosidase 6 isoform X1 produces MSTESTHLTIFFFSIIFISTFEPSISIAASSPKFPCSGPRYSSFPFCNTSLPITSRARSLVHLLRLHEKISLLSDNASAVPRLGIPAYEWWSESLHGIATNGPGVSFNGSIPSATSFPQVILMAAAFNRSLWSSVGSAIAIEARAMYNHGQAGLTFWAPNINIFRDPRWGRGQETPGEDPMLASAFAIEYVTGFQGRNGEELMVSACCKHFTAYDLEKWQKFSRYSFDAVVTEQDLVDTYQPPFQSCIQEGKASCLMCSYNRVNGVPACARQDMLEKVRSEWGFEGYITSDCDAVATVYEYQKYSKTPEDAVADVLKAGTDINCGTYLLRHTRSALKQGKVSEKDIDRALYNLFSVQLRLGLFDGDPRKGKFGKLGPQNVCTEEHRALALEAAKQGIVLLKNKDKFLPLNKNNVKSLAVIGPMADDRDHIGGGYTGIPCNPRSLFEELRGCVQNTTFFAGCNDVPCDSKDRFSEAVLAAKEAEVVIVVAGLDMTQEREDHDRVSLLLPGKQMDLVSSVASVSKKRIILVLTGGGPLDVTFAENNPWISSILWIGYPGEAGGKAFAEVLFGDFNPGGRLPMTWYPESFTRVPMSDMNMRADLSRGYPGRTYRFYNGDRIYGFGHGLSYTSFTYKFLSAPKKLSLLRSFKGLSNRSRVLEETQGINYVYTDEVEYCESLRFPVQISVMNAGDAGGAHVVMLFSRAPRSTGGFPKKQLIGFDRVHTVPFQHTETSILVDPCNHLSVTDESGKRVLLIGEHVLILGDLEHSVSIETY; encoded by the exons atgtcCACCGAGTCAACTCATCtcaccatcttcttcttcagcatCATCTTCATTTCTACCTTCGAGCCCTCCATTTCCATTGCCGCATCTTCCCCGAAGTTCCCTTGCTCCGGGCCCCGCTACTCCTCCTTCCCCTTCTGCAACACCTCCCTTCCCATCACCTCCCGGGCCCGCTCTCTCGTCCATCTGCTGCGCCTCCACGAAAAGATCTCCCTCCTCAGCGACAACGCCTCCGCCGTTCCCCGGCTCGGCATCCCCGCCTACGAGTGGTGGTCCGAGTCCCTCCATGGGATCGCCACCAACGGCCCCGGCGTCTCCTTCAATGGCTCCATCCCCTCCGCCACCAGCTTCCCCCAGGTCATCCTCATGGCAGCCGCCTTCAACCGCTCCCTCTGGTCTTCCGTCGGCTCCGCCATCGCCATCGAGGCCAG GGCAATGTACAATCATGGGCAAGCAGGGCTAACATTTTGGGCACCGAACATTAACATATTCCGAGACCCGAGATGGGGGAGGGGCCAGGAGACGCCAGGGGAAGACCCGATGCTGGCCTCTGCCTTCGCGATCGAGTATGTTACGGGGTTCCAGGGACGGAATGGTGAGGAGTTGATGGTATCTGCTTGCTGCAAGCATTTCACGGCTTATGACTTGGAGAAGTGGCAAAAGTTTAGCCGATACAGCTTCGATGCTGTG GTAACGGAGCAGGACTTGGTCGACACATATCAACCTCCCTTCCAGAGTTGCATACAGGAAGGGAAAGCGAGCTGCTTGATGTGCTCATATAATCGGGTCAATGGGGTGCCTGCATGTGCTCGGCAGGATATGCTCGAGAAAGTGAGATCAGAGTGGGGGTTTGAAGG ATACATCACCTCTGACTGTGATGCAGTTGCCACGGTCTACGAGTACCAAAAATACTCGAAGACGCCTGAAGATGCTGTTGCTGATGTCCTTAAAGcag GAACGGACATTAACTGTGGAACTTATTTGCTTCGGCACACTAGATCTGCGCTTAAACAAGGGAAGGTGAGCGAAAAAGACATAGACAGAGCCCTCTACAATCTCTTCTCAGTTCAACTCCGTCTCGGCTTGTTTGATGGGGATCCAAGGAAAGGGAAGTTTGGGAAACTGGGACCACAAAATGTTTGCACTGAAGAACACAGGGCCCTCGCACTTGAAGCTGCGAAGCAGGGAATTGTACTTCTCAAGAACAAGGATAAATTCCTGCCTTTGAATAAGAATAATGTCAAGTCGTTAGCTGTTATTGGCCCGATGGCAGATGACAGAGATCACATTGGAGGTGGTTACACAG GAATTCCCTGCAATCCAAGAAGCCTTTTTGAGGAACTGAGAGGGTGCGTACAGAACACGACTTTCTTTGCAGGTTGCAATGACGTGCCCTGTGATTCCAAAGATAGGTTCAGTGAAGCGGTTCTTGCTGCAAAAGAAGCTGAGGTCGTCATTGTAGTGGCAGGCCTAGATATGACCCAAGAAAGGGAAGATCATGATCGGGTCAGTCTCCTCTTACCAGGGAAACAGATGGATCTTGTATCTTCGGTCGCTTCTGTAAGCAAAAAACGAATCATCCTTGTTCTTACTGGCGGAGGACCCCTGGATGTGACATTTGCGGAGAACAACCCATGGATCTCGAGCATTTTGTGGATTGGATATCCTGGGGAAGCTGGTGGGAAAGCCTTTGCAGAAGTTCTGTTTGGTGATTTTAATCCAG GCGGAAGACTTCCCATGACTTGGTATCCCGAGTCATTCACCCGTGTGCCGATGAGCGACATGAACATGCGGGCTGATCTCTCTCGAGGCTATCCTGGAAGAACGTATAGGTTCTACAATGGGGACCGGATCTATGGGTTTGGGCATGGGCTTAGCTACACGAGCTTCACTTACAAGTTCCTCTCTGCCCCAAAGAAGCTGAGCTTACTACGGTCCTTCAAAGGTCTGTCCAACCGGAGCCGGGTCCTTGAGGAGACCCAAGGCATTAACTATGTATACACAGATGAGGTTGAATACTGCGAGTCACTGAGATTCCCAGTGCAGATCTCCGTGATGAACGCTGGTGATGCGGGCGGTGCCCACGTTGTGATGCTGTTCTCCCGGGCACCGAGATCGACCGGCGGTTTCCCTAAGAAGCAGTTGATCGGGTTTGACCGTGTGCATACTGTTCCATTCCAGCATACTGAGACGAGCATACTAGTAGATCCTTGTAACCATCTAAGTGTCACAGACGAGAGCGGGAAGAGGGTTTTGCTGATCGGTGAACACGTCCTGATTTTGGGAGACTTGGAACATTCGGTTTCAATCGAAACCTACTAA
- the LOC116199585 gene encoding probable beta-D-xylosidase 6 isoform X3 has protein sequence MSTESTHLTIFFFSIIFISTFEPSISIAASSPKFPCSGPRYSSFPFCNTSLPITSRARSLVHLLRLHEKISLLSDNASAVPRLGIPAYEWWSESLHGIATNGPGVSFNGSIPSATSFPQVILMAAAFNRSLWSSVGSAIAIEARAMYNHGQAGLTFWAPNINIFRDPRWGRGQETPGEDPMLASAFAIEYVTGFQGRNGEELMVSACCKHFTAYDLEKWQKFSRYSFDAVVTEQDLVDTYQPPFQSCIQEGKASCLMCSYNRVNGVPACARQDMLEKVRSEWGFEGYITSDCDAVATVYEYQKYSKTPEDAVADVLKAGTDINCGTYLLRHTRSALKQGKVSEKDIDRALYNLFSVQLRLGLFDGDPRKGKFGKLGPQNVCTEEHRALALEAAKQGIVLLKNKDKFLPLNKNNVKSLAVIGPMADDRDHIGGGYTGIPCNPRSLFEELRGCVQNTTFFAGCNDVPCDSKDRFSEAVLAAKEAEVVIVVAGLDMTQEREDHDRVSLLLPGKQMDLVSSVASVSKKRIILVLTGGGPLDVTFAENNPWISSILWIGYPGEAGGKAFAEVLFGDFNPEWERKLRNLLSFQAEDFP, from the exons atgtcCACCGAGTCAACTCATCtcaccatcttcttcttcagcatCATCTTCATTTCTACCTTCGAGCCCTCCATTTCCATTGCCGCATCTTCCCCGAAGTTCCCTTGCTCCGGGCCCCGCTACTCCTCCTTCCCCTTCTGCAACACCTCCCTTCCCATCACCTCCCGGGCCCGCTCTCTCGTCCATCTGCTGCGCCTCCACGAAAAGATCTCCCTCCTCAGCGACAACGCCTCCGCCGTTCCCCGGCTCGGCATCCCCGCCTACGAGTGGTGGTCCGAGTCCCTCCATGGGATCGCCACCAACGGCCCCGGCGTCTCCTTCAATGGCTCCATCCCCTCCGCCACCAGCTTCCCCCAGGTCATCCTCATGGCAGCCGCCTTCAACCGCTCCCTCTGGTCTTCCGTCGGCTCCGCCATCGCCATCGAGGCCAG GGCAATGTACAATCATGGGCAAGCAGGGCTAACATTTTGGGCACCGAACATTAACATATTCCGAGACCCGAGATGGGGGAGGGGCCAGGAGACGCCAGGGGAAGACCCGATGCTGGCCTCTGCCTTCGCGATCGAGTATGTTACGGGGTTCCAGGGACGGAATGGTGAGGAGTTGATGGTATCTGCTTGCTGCAAGCATTTCACGGCTTATGACTTGGAGAAGTGGCAAAAGTTTAGCCGATACAGCTTCGATGCTGTG GTAACGGAGCAGGACTTGGTCGACACATATCAACCTCCCTTCCAGAGTTGCATACAGGAAGGGAAAGCGAGCTGCTTGATGTGCTCATATAATCGGGTCAATGGGGTGCCTGCATGTGCTCGGCAGGATATGCTCGAGAAAGTGAGATCAGAGTGGGGGTTTGAAGG ATACATCACCTCTGACTGTGATGCAGTTGCCACGGTCTACGAGTACCAAAAATACTCGAAGACGCCTGAAGATGCTGTTGCTGATGTCCTTAAAGcag GAACGGACATTAACTGTGGAACTTATTTGCTTCGGCACACTAGATCTGCGCTTAAACAAGGGAAGGTGAGCGAAAAAGACATAGACAGAGCCCTCTACAATCTCTTCTCAGTTCAACTCCGTCTCGGCTTGTTTGATGGGGATCCAAGGAAAGGGAAGTTTGGGAAACTGGGACCACAAAATGTTTGCACTGAAGAACACAGGGCCCTCGCACTTGAAGCTGCGAAGCAGGGAATTGTACTTCTCAAGAACAAGGATAAATTCCTGCCTTTGAATAAGAATAATGTCAAGTCGTTAGCTGTTATTGGCCCGATGGCAGATGACAGAGATCACATTGGAGGTGGTTACACAG GAATTCCCTGCAATCCAAGAAGCCTTTTTGAGGAACTGAGAGGGTGCGTACAGAACACGACTTTCTTTGCAGGTTGCAATGACGTGCCCTGTGATTCCAAAGATAGGTTCAGTGAAGCGGTTCTTGCTGCAAAAGAAGCTGAGGTCGTCATTGTAGTGGCAGGCCTAGATATGACCCAAGAAAGGGAAGATCATGATCGGGTCAGTCTCCTCTTACCAGGGAAACAGATGGATCTTGTATCTTCGGTCGCTTCTGTAAGCAAAAAACGAATCATCCTTGTTCTTACTGGCGGAGGACCCCTGGATGTGACATTTGCGGAGAACAACCCATGGATCTCGAGCATTTTGTGGATTGGATATCCTGGGGAAGCTGGTGGGAAAGCCTTTGCAGAAGTTCTGTTTGGTGATTTTAATCCAG AATGGGAGCGAAAATTGAGGAATCTGTTGTCCTTCCAGGCGGAAGACTTCCCATGA